One stretch of Enterobacter sp. RHBSTW-00994 DNA includes these proteins:
- a CDS encoding ABC-F family ATPase: MLVTSNVTMQFGSKPLFENISVKFGGGNRYGLIGANGSGKSTFMKILGSDLEPTLGNVSLDPNERIGKLRQDQFAFEEFTVLDTVIMGHGELWEVKQERDRIYALAEMSEEDGYKVADLEVLYGEMDGYSAESRAGELLLGVGIPVEQHYGLMSEVAPGWKLRVLLAQALFSNPDILLLDEPTNNLDIDTIRWLEQTLNERDSTMIIISHDRHFLNMVCTHMADLDYGELRVYPGNYDEYMTAATQARERLLADNAKKKAQIADLQSFVSRFSANASKSRQATSRARQIDKIKLDEVKASSRQNPFIRFEQDKKLFRNALEVEALAKGFDNGPLFKNFNLLLEVGEKIAILGANGVGKSTMLKTLVGELQPDNGTVKWSENAQIGYYAQDHEFEFENDLTVFDWMSQWKQEGDDEQAVRSILGRLLFSQDDIKKPAKVLSGGEKGRMLFGKLMMEKPNILVMDEPTNHLDMESIESLNMALEMYQGTLVFVSHDREFVSSLATRVIEITPERVVDFTGNYEDYLRSKGIDN, translated from the coding sequence GTGTTAGTTACCAGCAACGTCACTATGCAGTTTGGCAGTAAGCCGCTGTTTGAAAACATTTCCGTCAAGTTTGGCGGCGGCAACCGTTACGGCCTGATTGGTGCCAACGGTAGCGGCAAATCTACCTTTATGAAGATTCTGGGTAGCGATCTCGAACCTACACTGGGCAACGTGTCGCTCGATCCGAATGAGCGTATCGGTAAGCTGCGTCAGGATCAGTTTGCCTTTGAAGAATTTACCGTACTCGATACCGTGATCATGGGACACGGAGAGCTGTGGGAAGTGAAACAAGAACGTGACCGCATCTACGCCCTGGCAGAAATGAGCGAAGAAGACGGCTATAAAGTGGCTGATCTCGAAGTACTTTATGGCGAAATGGACGGTTACTCTGCTGAATCTCGTGCGGGCGAACTGCTGCTTGGCGTGGGCATTCCTGTTGAACAACATTATGGTTTGATGAGTGAAGTGGCCCCAGGCTGGAAACTGCGTGTGTTGCTTGCGCAGGCGCTGTTCTCTAACCCGGACATTCTGCTGCTCGACGAACCAACGAACAACCTGGACATCGATACCATTCGCTGGCTGGAGCAGACGCTGAACGAGCGTGACAGCACCATGATTATCATCTCGCACGACCGTCACTTCCTGAACATGGTCTGTACCCACATGGCGGATCTGGATTACGGCGAACTGCGCGTTTACCCAGGCAACTACGACGAGTACATGACGGCGGCAACTCAGGCGCGTGAGCGTCTGCTGGCTGATAACGCCAAGAAGAAAGCGCAAATTGCTGATCTGCAATCCTTCGTGAGCCGATTCAGTGCGAATGCGTCAAAATCCCGTCAGGCGACCTCACGTGCTCGTCAGATTGACAAGATCAAACTTGACGAAGTGAAGGCCTCCAGCCGTCAGAACCCGTTCATCCGCTTCGAGCAGGATAAGAAACTGTTCCGTAACGCGCTGGAAGTGGAAGCCCTGGCTAAAGGGTTCGATAACGGCCCATTGTTTAAAAACTTCAACCTGTTGCTGGAAGTGGGTGAGAAGATTGCCATTCTGGGAGCGAACGGCGTGGGTAAATCCACCATGCTGAAAACGCTGGTTGGCGAACTTCAGCCTGACAACGGGACGGTGAAGTGGTCTGAGAATGCGCAGATTGGTTACTACGCACAGGATCATGAATTTGAATTCGAAAATGATCTGACCGTATTCGACTGGATGAGCCAGTGGAAGCAGGAAGGGGATGACGAGCAGGCTGTTCGTAGCATTCTGGGGCGTCTTCTGTTCAGCCAGGACGATATTAAAAAGCCTGCCAAAGTGCTTTCTGGTGGTGAAAAAGGCCGCATGCTGTTTGGCAAGCTGATGATGGAAAAACCGAATATTCTGGTCATGGATGAACCAACCAACCACCTGGATATGGAATCGATCGAGTCGCTGAACATGGCGCTGGAAATGTACCAGGGGACGTTGGTCTTCGTGTCCCACGACCGTGAGTTTGTTAGCTCGCTGGCAACCCGTGTGATTGAAATTACGCCAGAACGCGTGGTGGACTTCACCGGCAACTACGAAGATTATCTGCGTAGCAAAGGCATCGACAACTAA
- a CDS encoding glycoside hydrolase family 31 protein, protein MKTLKSWTLNKQTANHLELLLDNQHHLCLYVLEENLFRVLIKRKGGLALDKTWSIAPEKDVPWEGRDRQDLSGFSCPAWQLTQQDDMLTVATEQLRVTVHQPLWLEWHYRSDAGEWQPLVNDRPTSAYLLNAHGDGVAHYLSRRKDERFYGLGEKAGDLQRNGKRYEMRNLDAMGYNAVSTDPLYKHIPFTIARRDDVSYGLFYDNLSSCWLDLGNEIDNYHTAYRRWQAEAGDIDYYMFTGKRVLDVTKVFVRLTGKTLFGPKWSLGYSGSTMHYTDAPDAQNQLMNFIRLCEEHAIPCDSFQLSSGYTSINGKRYVFNWNYDKVPQPKVMSQAFHDAGLKLAANIKPCLLQDHPRYNEVAEKGLFIRDSETDAPERSSFWDDEGSNLDFTNPQTIQWWQEGVTTQLLEMGIDSTWNDNNEFEVWDGEARCHGFGQEIAIKHIRPVMPLLMMRASLEAQQRFAPEKRPYLISRSGCAGMQRYVQTWSGDNRTNWDTLRYNTRMGLGMSLSGLFNVGHDVGGFSGDKPDAELFVRWVQNGVMHPRFTIHSWNDDHTVNEPWMYPGVTPAIRSAIELRYRLLPYLYTLLWQAHADDEPMLRPTFLDHEHDAQTFDECDDFLLGRDVLVASVVEAGQRERRVWLPDNETGWYDFYTHEWFSGAQWIVLDAPLEKLPLLVRAGAGLPLSERITHVCAEKDDARELKLFPVKGVGTTSGLLFEDDGESWGYQTGNALWVEWEMVCDGATINLKVNARGDYRPAWQALKVSLPTGEKRKLLVNGVEGGEWVV, encoded by the coding sequence ATGAAAACCCTGAAAAGCTGGACCCTCAATAAGCAGACGGCGAACCATCTGGAACTGCTGCTCGATAACCAACATCATCTGTGTCTGTATGTGCTGGAAGAGAATCTGTTTCGTGTGCTGATTAAGCGCAAAGGCGGACTGGCTCTGGACAAAACCTGGAGTATCGCCCCGGAGAAAGATGTGCCCTGGGAAGGGCGCGATCGCCAGGATCTCAGTGGATTTTCTTGCCCGGCCTGGCAGCTTACTCAGCAGGACGACATGCTTACCGTTGCAACAGAACAACTGCGCGTGACGGTGCACCAGCCACTGTGGCTGGAGTGGCATTATCGCAGCGACGCGGGTGAGTGGCAGCCGTTGGTCAACGATCGCCCGACGAGTGCCTATTTGCTGAATGCCCACGGCGACGGCGTGGCGCACTACCTGAGCCGTCGCAAGGATGAACGTTTTTATGGCCTGGGCGAAAAGGCCGGTGATTTACAACGCAACGGTAAGCGCTATGAGATGCGTAACCTGGATGCAATGGGGTATAACGCCGTCAGCACAGACCCTTTGTACAAACATATTCCGTTCACTATCGCGCGCCGCGATGACGTCAGCTATGGCCTGTTCTACGATAACCTGAGCAGTTGCTGGCTGGATCTGGGTAACGAAATTGATAACTACCACACCGCTTATCGCCGCTGGCAAGCGGAAGCGGGTGACATTGATTACTACATGTTTACCGGTAAACGGGTGCTGGATGTCACCAAAGTCTTTGTGCGTTTGACCGGTAAAACCCTGTTCGGTCCCAAATGGAGCCTGGGTTATAGCGGCTCGACCATGCACTACACCGATGCGCCGGACGCGCAAAACCAGCTGATGAACTTTATTCGCCTGTGCGAAGAACACGCGATCCCGTGCGATTCGTTCCAGCTCTCGTCCGGCTATACCTCCATCAACGGTAAACGCTACGTCTTTAACTGGAACTACGACAAAGTGCCGCAGCCGAAAGTGATGAGCCAGGCCTTCCATGACGCAGGGCTGAAACTCGCGGCAAATATCAAACCCTGTTTGTTGCAGGATCACCCACGCTATAACGAAGTGGCGGAAAAAGGGTTGTTCATTCGTGACTCCGAAACCGACGCCCCAGAACGTTCAAGCTTCTGGGATGACGAAGGTTCAAACCTGGATTTTACGAACCCACAGACGATCCAGTGGTGGCAAGAAGGCGTTACCACTCAGTTACTGGAGATGGGCATCGACTCCACCTGGAACGATAACAATGAATTTGAAGTGTGGGACGGAGAAGCCCGCTGCCATGGCTTTGGCCAGGAGATTGCGATTAAGCACATCCGTCCGGTGATGCCGCTGTTGATGATGCGTGCTTCGCTGGAAGCACAGCAGCGTTTTGCGCCAGAAAAACGCCCGTATCTGATTTCACGTTCCGGCTGCGCAGGGATGCAGCGCTATGTCCAGACCTGGAGCGGCGACAACCGCACCAACTGGGATACGTTGCGCTATAACACCCGCATGGGGCTGGGAATGAGCCTGTCAGGGCTGTTTAACGTCGGTCATGACGTCGGCGGTTTCTCCGGTGATAAGCCGGATGCAGAGCTGTTCGTTCGTTGGGTACAAAACGGCGTGATGCACCCACGTTTCACCATTCACTCCTGGAATGACGATCACACCGTTAATGAGCCATGGATGTATCCGGGCGTTACGCCTGCGATCCGTAGCGCGATTGAACTGCGCTATCGTCTGCTACCTTACCTCTACACCCTGCTCTGGCAGGCACATGCCGACGATGAGCCAATGCTGCGCCCGACCTTCCTCGATCACGAACATGATGCGCAGACCTTCGACGAGTGTGACGACTTCCTGCTGGGCCGCGACGTTTTGGTCGCAAGCGTGGTTGAAGCCGGGCAACGTGAGCGCCGCGTCTGGTTACCGGATAACGAAACCGGCTGGTACGATTTCTACACCCACGAATGGTTCTCGGGTGCTCAGTGGATTGTCCTCGACGCCCCGCTGGAAAAACTCCCGCTTCTGGTTCGCGCAGGGGCGGGGTTGCCGCTCAGCGAACGCATCACCCATGTCTGCGCGGAAAAAGATGACGCGCGTGAACTGAAGCTGTTCCCTGTCAAAGGTGTCGGCACGACATCAGGTTTGCTGTTCGAAGATGATGGCGAAAGCTGGGGATATCAGACAGGCAACGCGTTGTGGGTTGAGTGGGAGATGGTGTGCGATGGGGCAACCATCAATCTGAAGGTGAATGCGCGCGGGGATTATCGTCCGGCGTGGCAAGCGCTGAAGGTATCATTACCGACAGGGGAAAAACGCAAGCTGCTGGTGAATGGTGTTGAAGGTGGTGAATGGGTGGTGTAG
- a CDS encoding MFS transporter → MSQDINNTVATSKTRRVIKNLRWYVLVLFLLGVTVNYITRNSLGILAPELKESVGITTEQYSWIVGAFQIAYTIFQPLCGWLIDVIGLKIGFMVCAGLWALMCIFHAGAGSWLHLAILRFFMGASEAAATPANAKTIGEWFPKSERPIAAGWAGVGFSIGAMLAPPIIYFAHASFGWQGAFMFTGVLALLWVILWWAFYHNPEQHPNLSKDELAFIKQDNEPPAMKLPFLTALKTVSRNKRFYGIAIPAFMAEPAWAVLSFWVPLYLAKEHGMDLKQIAMFAWLPFLAADLGSVVSGYLTRLYTRVFGCTRVNSVVASSVTGAFLMISLAAVAITRDPYITIVLISIGGFGHQIISCMLSALVVESFDKGQMATVNGMRGSAAWIASFLFSLLIGVTADKIGFNPLFIAMGFFDLIGAFFLVAFIAERRAKRA, encoded by the coding sequence ATGAGTCAGGACATCAACAACACTGTGGCGACGAGCAAAACTCGCCGCGTCATAAAGAACCTGCGCTGGTATGTGCTGGTACTGTTTTTGCTGGGCGTAACCGTCAACTACATCACCCGTAACTCTCTCGGTATCCTTGCTCCGGAACTGAAAGAGAGCGTGGGCATCACCACCGAACAGTATTCCTGGATTGTGGGCGCGTTCCAGATTGCCTATACCATTTTCCAGCCCCTGTGCGGCTGGCTGATCGATGTCATTGGGCTGAAAATTGGTTTTATGGTGTGCGCCGGTCTGTGGGCACTGATGTGTATTTTCCATGCAGGAGCCGGAAGCTGGCTGCATCTGGCTATCCTGCGCTTCTTTATGGGGGCATCAGAAGCGGCGGCGACGCCGGCTAACGCCAAAACGATTGGTGAATGGTTCCCGAAATCAGAGCGCCCGATTGCCGCTGGCTGGGCGGGAGTCGGCTTCTCAATTGGCGCAATGCTCGCCCCGCCGATCATCTACTTCGCGCATGCCTCCTTTGGCTGGCAGGGTGCGTTTATGTTTACCGGCGTGCTGGCGTTGCTGTGGGTGATCCTGTGGTGGGCGTTCTACCATAACCCTGAGCAGCATCCGAATCTGAGCAAAGACGAGCTGGCGTTTATCAAGCAGGATAATGAACCGCCCGCCATGAAACTGCCTTTCCTCACCGCGCTGAAAACCGTCTCCAGGAATAAGCGCTTCTATGGTATTGCCATCCCGGCCTTTATGGCGGAGCCAGCCTGGGCCGTTCTGAGCTTCTGGGTTCCGTTGTACCTTGCCAAAGAACACGGCATGGATCTGAAGCAAATAGCTATGTTCGCCTGGTTGCCGTTCCTTGCTGCCGACCTGGGCAGTGTTGTGAGTGGATACCTTACACGCCTGTACACCCGCGTGTTTGGCTGCACCCGTGTTAACTCTGTGGTGGCGAGCTCCGTCACTGGCGCATTTTTGATGATCTCCCTGGCCGCCGTCGCCATTACGCGTGATCCGTATATCACCATCGTACTGATCTCAATTGGTGGCTTCGGGCATCAGATCATCTCCTGCATGTTGAGCGCGCTGGTCGTGGAGTCATTCGATAAAGGCCAGATGGCGACCGTCAATGGTATGCGCGGCTCGGCTGCGTGGATCGCGAGCTTCCTTTTCTCCCTTTTGATTGGGGTGACCGCCGACAAAATCGGCTTTAACCCGCTGTTTATCGCCATGGGGTTCTTCGACCTGATTGGCGCTTTCTTCCTGGTAGCATTTATTGCTGAACGCCGCGCCAAGCGCGCCTGA
- a CDS encoding LacI family DNA-binding transcriptional regulator, which produces MDKRLKIAEIAARTALSISTVSRVLAGKANTSEKARSKVLECARQLGVMEGLAAGRLLLNSLVVFAPQRAFDERSDIFYYRVIQSVSKGLASHEVRLRYCALEENDSDAQLFLARMNEPDTQAAILLGIDDPHIHDLAVDIGKPCMLINCRDRLMRLPAVAPDHRAIGERAAEYLFEMGHREVMNVLCLRRYTMELRLSGMRDAWQAHNLKFTDKRDLLVIPSFSAKETEQRVSEWLSQSKNVPTAFLVGGDFMAAGTISALQKKGLRVPQDVSVMSIDGFNLAAIQDVPLTAVHVPRDELGTEAVHMLQQRLMRPDAAVGTLLLNGSLAVRESVRRIRQGKRRTAVEREGLYDV; this is translated from the coding sequence ATGGATAAAAGGCTAAAAATTGCCGAGATTGCCGCTCGCACAGCGCTTTCCATCAGCACGGTTTCGCGTGTACTGGCAGGAAAAGCCAATACCAGCGAAAAGGCGCGTAGCAAGGTGCTGGAATGTGCACGGCAACTGGGCGTTATGGAGGGGCTGGCTGCTGGTCGCTTGCTGCTCAACAGTCTGGTGGTCTTTGCTCCACAGCGCGCGTTTGATGAGCGGTCCGACATCTTTTACTACCGCGTGATCCAGAGTGTCAGTAAAGGTCTGGCCTCACATGAAGTACGGTTGCGCTATTGTGCGCTGGAAGAGAATGACAGTGACGCACAGCTGTTTCTGGCGCGAATGAACGAGCCAGATACCCAGGCCGCAATTCTGCTGGGGATAGACGATCCGCATATTCACGATTTGGCGGTAGATATCGGCAAACCCTGCATGTTGATTAACTGCCGGGACCGCCTCATGCGCCTTCCTGCGGTTGCGCCCGACCACCGCGCGATTGGCGAACGTGCTGCTGAATACCTGTTTGAAATGGGGCATCGTGAGGTAATGAATGTGCTCTGCCTGCGGCGCTACACCATGGAACTGCGTCTGTCGGGAATGCGTGACGCATGGCAGGCACATAACCTGAAGTTTACGGATAAACGTGATCTGCTGGTGATCCCGAGTTTCAGTGCCAAAGAGACAGAGCAACGGGTCAGTGAGTGGCTGAGTCAAAGCAAAAACGTGCCTACGGCCTTTCTGGTCGGAGGGGATTTTATGGCCGCAGGTACGATAAGCGCCCTGCAAAAAAAGGGGTTACGCGTGCCGCAGGATGTCTCAGTGATGAGCATTGACGGCTTTAACCTGGCGGCTATTCAGGATGTGCCATTAACCGCCGTACATGTCCCGCGGGATGAGCTGGGTACAGAAGCGGTGCATATGCTCCAGCAACGGCTGATGCGCCCGGATGCAGCTGTCGGAACCCTGTTGCTGAACGGTTCACTGGCGGTGCGGGAGTCCGTCCGGCGGATACGTCAGGGAAAACGACGCACCGCCGTTGAGCGGGAAGGGTTATACGATGTTTAG
- a CDS encoding DUF1479 domain-containing protein has product MTFTSEILPADHKAAIRQMKRELRVQIGDVQAVFDTLSDKIATRVAEINTLKSKGGSVWPVIPFADVKNGSITAEQRDAVKRRGCAVIKGHFPREQALAWDNAMLDYLDLNQFDAVYKGPGDNFFGTLTASRPEIYPIYWSQAQMQARQSEEMAQVQSFLNRLWTFESNGKQWFNPDVSVIYPDRIRRRPPGTTSKGLGAHTDSGALERWLLPAYQQVFARVFDGNVDQYDPWNAAHRTDVEEYTVDNTTKCSVFRTFQGWTALSDMIPDQGLLHVVPIPEAMAYILLRPLLDDVPEDELCGVAPGRVLPISEKWHPLLIEALTSIPALEAGDSVWWHCDVIHSVAPVENQQGWGNVMYIPAAPMCEKNLAYAKKVKAALETGASPGDFPREDYEKTWQDRFTLDDLNIHGKRALGMA; this is encoded by the coding sequence ATGACGTTTACCAGTGAGATTTTGCCAGCGGACCACAAAGCCGCGATCCGTCAGATGAAACGTGAGTTACGTGTGCAGATCGGTGACGTTCAGGCGGTTTTCGATACGCTCAGCGACAAAATTGCGACCCGCGTGGCCGAAATAAATACGTTGAAAAGCAAAGGCGGATCCGTTTGGCCGGTGATCCCGTTTGCAGATGTCAAAAACGGCAGTATCACCGCAGAACAGCGTGATGCCGTTAAACGCCGGGGCTGTGCCGTCATCAAAGGTCATTTCCCGCGCGAGCAAGCGCTGGCGTGGGATAACGCCATGCTCGACTATCTTGATCTCAACCAGTTTGATGCGGTCTACAAAGGGCCTGGCGATAACTTCTTCGGCACATTAACCGCTTCACGCCCGGAGATTTACCCGATCTACTGGTCACAGGCGCAAATGCAGGCACGCCAGAGTGAAGAGATGGCGCAGGTCCAGTCGTTCCTGAACCGTTTATGGACATTCGAGAGCAACGGTAAACAGTGGTTTAACCCGGATGTCAGCGTGATTTACCCGGATCGTATCCGCCGCCGCCCGCCAGGAACCACGTCAAAAGGGCTGGGAGCACACACCGACTCCGGAGCGCTGGAACGCTGGCTACTTCCGGCTTACCAGCAGGTGTTCGCCCGCGTCTTTGACGGCAATGTGGATCAATACGATCCGTGGAATGCGGCGCATCGCACCGACGTTGAAGAGTACACCGTGGATAACACCACGAAATGTTCCGTGTTCCGCACCTTCCAGGGCTGGACTGCGCTCTCCGATATGATCCCGGATCAAGGTCTGCTGCATGTGGTTCCGATCCCGGAAGCGATGGCATATATTCTGCTGCGCCCATTGCTGGACGATGTACCGGAAGATGAGCTGTGCGGTGTTGCCCCTGGCCGCGTGCTGCCCATTTCCGAAAAATGGCATCCACTGCTTATCGAAGCACTCACCAGCATTCCTGCTCTGGAAGCCGGTGATTCCGTCTGGTGGCACTGCGATGTGATCCACTCTGTTGCGCCTGTCGAAAACCAGCAAGGCTGGGGCAATGTGATGTACATCCCTGCCGCACCGATGTGTGAGAAAAACCTCGCCTACGCGAAGAAAGTCAAAGCAGCACTGGAAACCGGGGCTTCGCCGGGGGATTTCCCGCGTGAAGATTATGAAAAAACCTGGCAGGACCGCTTCACCCTGGACGATCTGAACATCCACGGCAAACGCGCGCTGGGTATGGCCTAA
- a CDS encoding Cof-type HAD-IIB family hydrolase, translating into MTVKVIVTDMDGTFLDDAKQYDRIRFQAQFEQLKARNIEFVVASGNQYYQLISFFPELKEQISFVAENGALVFEHGEQIFHGELTRHESQIVIGELLKDKQLNFVACGLDSAYVSNTAPEEFVALMSKHYHRLKRISDYREIDDVLFKFSLNLPDSDIPGLIDKLHVSLDGIMKPVTSGFGFVDLIIPGLHKANGISRLLKRWKISPQECVAIGDSGNDAEMLRLVKYSFAMGNAAENIKAISHFATDDNNHQGALNVIQAVLDTASPFDA; encoded by the coding sequence ATGACCGTTAAAGTTATCGTCACCGATATGGACGGAACTTTTCTTGATGATGCCAAGCAGTACGATCGTATCCGCTTTCAGGCGCAATTCGAGCAACTTAAAGCCCGTAATATTGAATTTGTTGTCGCCAGCGGCAACCAGTATTACCAGCTCATCTCCTTCTTCCCGGAACTGAAAGAACAGATCTCTTTTGTGGCAGAAAACGGCGCTCTGGTTTTCGAACACGGGGAACAGATTTTCCATGGCGAGTTGACTCGTCATGAGTCACAAATTGTGATTGGTGAACTGCTCAAGGATAAACAGCTTAACTTCGTGGCCTGCGGTCTGGACAGCGCCTATGTGAGCAATACCGCGCCGGAAGAGTTTGTGGCACTGATGTCAAAGCACTATCACCGCTTAAAACGCATCAGCGATTACCGTGAGATCGACGATGTGCTGTTCAAGTTCTCCCTGAATCTGCCAGACAGTGATATCCCTGGTTTAATCGATAAGCTGCATGTGTCGCTGGACGGCATTATGAAACCTGTCACCAGCGGGTTTGGCTTTGTCGATTTGATTATCCCAGGCCTGCACAAAGCCAATGGCATCAGCCGGTTACTGAAGCGCTGGAAAATCTCGCCACAGGAGTGTGTCGCCATCGGTGACAGCGGCAACGATGCCGAAATGCTCAGGCTGGTGAAGTATTCATTTGCCATGGGTAATGCCGCAGAAAACATCAAAGCGATCAGCCATTTTGCCACTGACGATAACAACCACCAGGGCGCACTGAATGTCATTCAGGCCGTGCTCGATACCGCTTCCCCGTTCGACGCCTGA
- a CDS encoding formate C-acetyltransferase/glycerol dehydratase family glycyl radical enzyme: MTTLNLNTLSDRIKAHKTALVHIVKPPVCTERAQHYTEMYQQHMDKPIPVRRALALAHHLAQRTIWIKHDELIIGNQASEVRAAPIFPEYTVSWIEKEIDDLADRPGAGFAVSEENKRVLHEICPWWRGQTVQDRCYGMFTDEQKGLLETGIIKAEGNMTSGDAHLAVNFPLVLEEGLDGMRRKVDERRSRINLTYLEDLHGDQFLKAIDIVLEAVSLHIKRFAGLAREMASSETRESRRDELLAMAENCDVIAHEPPKTFWQALQLCYFIQLILQIESNGHSVSFARMDQYLYPYYRRDVELNQSLDREHAIELLHSCWLKLLEVNKIRSGSHSKASAGSPLYQNVTIGGQTLINGEPMDAVNPLSYAILESCGRLRSTQPNLSVRYHAGMSNDFLDACVQVIRCGFGMPAFNNDEIVIPEFIKLGIEREDAYDYAAIGCIETAVGGKWGYRCTGMSFINFARVMLAALEGGRDATSGKVFLPQEKALSAGNFDNFDEVMAAWDTQIRYYTRKSIEIEYVVDTMLEENVHDILCSALVDDCIERAKSIKQGGAKYDWVSGLQVGIANLGNSLAAVKKLVFEQGAIGQQQLAAALADDYEGLTHEQLRQRLINGAPKYGNDDDSVDLLLTRAYATYIEELKQYHNPRYGRGPIGGNYYAGTSSISANVPFGAATMATPDGRKAHTPLAEGASPASGTDHLGPTAVIGSVGKLPTEAILGGVLLNQKLNPSTLENDSDRQKLMVLLRTFFEVHKGWHIQYNIVSRETLLEAKKHPDQYRDLVVRVAGYSAFFTALSPDAQDDIIARTEHTL; this comes from the coding sequence ATGACTACTCTGAATCTCAACACGCTCAGCGACCGTATTAAGGCACACAAAACCGCCCTGGTGCATATCGTTAAGCCGCCGGTCTGTACCGAACGCGCGCAGCACTATACCGAGATGTACCAACAGCATATGGACAAGCCTATCCCGGTGCGTCGTGCACTGGCCCTGGCGCATCACCTGGCACAACGCACCATCTGGATCAAACACGATGAGTTGATTATCGGTAACCAGGCAAGTGAAGTGCGCGCCGCGCCCATCTTCCCGGAATACACCGTCTCCTGGATAGAAAAAGAGATTGATGATCTGGCTGATCGTCCTGGTGCAGGCTTTGCGGTAAGCGAAGAGAATAAACGCGTTTTACATGAGATTTGCCCCTGGTGGCGTGGTCAGACCGTACAGGATCGCTGCTACGGCATGTTTACTGATGAGCAAAAAGGTCTGCTGGAAACCGGTATTATCAAAGCCGAAGGCAACATGACATCAGGCGATGCACACCTGGCCGTTAACTTCCCGCTGGTACTGGAGGAAGGTCTTGATGGCATGCGCCGCAAGGTGGACGAGCGTCGTTCCCGCATCAACCTGACCTACCTGGAAGACCTGCACGGCGATCAATTCCTGAAAGCGATCGATATTGTGCTGGAAGCGGTGAGCCTGCATATCAAACGTTTTGCTGGCCTGGCGCGCGAAATGGCCTCCAGCGAAACCCGTGAAAGCCGCCGCGATGAACTGCTGGCAATGGCCGAAAACTGCGATGTGATTGCCCACGAACCACCAAAAACCTTCTGGCAGGCGCTACAGCTGTGCTACTTCATCCAGTTGATCCTGCAAATTGAATCCAACGGTCACTCCGTATCGTTTGCCCGTATGGACCAGTATCTCTATCCGTACTATCGCCGCGACGTGGAACTGAACCAGAGCCTTGACCGCGAGCACGCCATCGAGCTGCTGCACAGCTGCTGGCTGAAGCTGCTGGAAGTGAACAAGATCCGCTCCGGCTCGCACTCTAAAGCCTCTGCGGGTAGCCCGCTGTACCAGAACGTCACCATCGGCGGACAAACGCTGATCAATGGCGAGCCAATGGATGCGGTGAATCCACTCTCTTACGCCATTCTGGAATCCTGCGGCCGCCTGCGCTCAACACAGCCAAACCTGAGCGTGCGTTACCATGCTGGCATGAGCAACGATTTCCTCGATGCCTGCGTGCAGGTCATTCGCTGTGGCTTTGGTATGCCCGCCTTTAACAACGATGAAATCGTGATCCCGGAATTCATCAAACTCGGCATAGAGAGAGAAGATGCCTACGACTATGCCGCCATTGGCTGTATCGAAACCGCAGTGGGTGGTAAGTGGGGCTATCGCTGTACGGGCATGAGCTTTATTAACTTCGCCCGCGTGATGCTGGCCGCACTGGAAGGCGGCCGCGATGCCACCAGCGGAAAAGTCTTCCTGCCTCAGGAAAAGGCTCTTTCTGCCGGTAATTTCGATAATTTCGACGAGGTCATGGCGGCCTGGGATACCCAGATCCGTTACTACACGCGTAAATCCATCGAGATTGAGTACGTGGTGGATACCATGCTGGAAGAGAACGTGCACGATATTCTCTGCTCGGCCCTGGTCGACGACTGTATTGAACGCGCGAAGAGCATTAAGCAAGGCGGCGCGAAGTATGACTGGGTTTCAGGTCTCCAGGTCGGCATTGCTAACCTCGGTAACAGCCTGGCTGCTGTGAAGAAACTGGTCTTCGAACAGGGTGCGATCGGCCAGCAACAGCTTGCTGCCGCACTGGCCGATGATTACGAAGGGCTGACTCACGAACAGTTGCGCCAACGTCTGATCAACGGTGCACCGAAGTACGGTAACGACGATGACAGTGTGGACTTACTGCTCACCCGTGCCTATGCAACCTATATCGAAGAGCTGAAGCAGTACCACAACCCGCGCTATGGCCGTGGCCCAATTGGAGGGAACTACTACGCCGGTACGTCCTCAATTTCAGCTAACGTGCCGTTTGGCGCAGCCACCATGGCGACACCGGACGGACGTAAAGCGCACACGCCGCTGGCTGAAGGGGCAAGCCCGGCATCGGGTACAGACCATCTCGGCCCAACTGCAGTCATCGGCTCCGTCGGTAAATTACCAACGGAAGCCATTCTGGGCGGCGTGCTGTTAAACCAGAAATTGAATCCGTCAACGCTGGAGAATGACAGTGACCGCCAGAAGCTGATGGTACTGCTGCGTACGTTCTTTGAAGTACATAAAGGTTGGCATATTCAGTACAACATTGTCTCCCGTGAAACGCTGCTGGAAGCGAAGAAACATCCGGACCAGTATCGCGATCTGGTGGTGCGCGTAGCGGGTTACTCAGCGTTCTTCACTGCCCTGTCACCAGATGCGCAGGACGATATTATTGCGCGTACAGAACATACGCTGTAA